One window of Phoenix dactylifera cultivar Barhee BC4 chromosome 5, palm_55x_up_171113_PBpolish2nd_filt_p, whole genome shotgun sequence genomic DNA carries:
- the LOC103704689 gene encoding acetylornithine deacetylase, translating into MAASVKDVLGDLDRDSYVSLLAKIVGEARHVQNNPPDLIPKEDRVARHVLDALLPLSTSTGGGPLIVSHVVYAEGRGNVIVEYPGSAPGKILSFVGCHMDVVSANPNDWDFDPFSLSVDGDKLRGRGTTDCLGHVALVTELMRRLGQTRPELKNTVVAVFIANEENSSVLGIGVDALVKDGLLDKLKAGPLFWIDTADKQPCIGTGGMIAWKLRATGKLFHSGLAHKAINPLELAMEALKEIQSRFYRDFPPHPKEEVYGFATPSTMKPTQWSYPGGGVNQIPAECTISGDVRLTPFYNPTDAVKKLQEYVDEINANIEKLDSRGPVSKYVLPDENLRGRLTITFDEAVTSGVACNLDSCGFHVLCKATEEVVGYVKPYSITGSLPLIRELQDEGFDVQTSGYGIMATYHARNEYCLFSDMCQGFHVFVSIISQLEEDSN; encoded by the exons ATGGCGGCTTCTGTGAAGGATGTCCTGGGCGATCTCGACCGGGACTCGTACGTCTCCCTCCTGGCTAAGATCGTGGGCGAGGCGCGCCACGTCCAGAACAACCCCCCGGACCTCATCCCCAAAGAGGACCGCGTCGCCCGCCACGTCCTCGACGCCCTCCTCCCCCTCAGCACCTCCACCGGCGGAGGTCCCCTCATCGTCTCCCATGTCGTCTACGCCGAAGGCCGCGGCAACGTCATCGTCGAGTACCCCGGCTCCGCCCCCGGGAAAATCCTCTCGTTCGTCGGCTGCCACATGGACGTCGTCTCCGCCAACCCCAACGACTGG GACTTTGATCCCTTCTCGCTGAGCGTGGACGGGGACAAGCTTCGGGGCCGGGGGACGACGGATTGCCTCGGGCACGTGGCGCTCGTGACTGAGCTGATGCGGCGGCTGGGGCAGACCAGGCCGGAGCTCAAGAACACCGTTGTCGCGGTGTTCATCGCCAATGAGGAGAACTCGTCGGTGCTGGGGATCGGCGTCGATGCCCTGGTCAAGGACGGGTTGCTCGATAAATTAAAGGCAGGACCTTT ATTTTGGATTGATACGGCTGACAAGCAACCGTGTATTGGTACTGGGGGAATGATAGCATGGAAGCTCCGAGCCACAGGGAAGCTTTTCCACAGCGGTCTTGCACACAAG GCTATCAACCCGTTGGAGTTAGCCATGGAAGCACTTAAAGAGATTCAGTCACGATTTTATAGAGACTTCCCTCCACATCCTAAGGAAGAGGTTTATGGCTTTGCCACACCATCAACTATGAAACCAACTCAATGGAGTT ATCCTGGAGGTGGTGTCAATCAGATTCCAGCAGAGTGTACTATATCAGGGGATGTAAG GTTAACTCCTTTCTACAA CCCAACAGATGCAGTCAAGAAATTACAAGAGTATGTAGATGAGATAAATGCCAACATAGAGAAGCTAGATTCACGTGGACCAGTGTCAAAATATGTACTTCCAGATGAAAATCTGAGAGGAAG GCTTACAATCACTTTTGATGAGGCTGTGACGTCTGGGGTTGCTTGTAATCTTGATTCTTGTGGCTTTCATGTCTTATGTAAAGCAACTGAGGAAGTGGTTGGCTATGTGAAGCCCTACTCGATCACAGGAAGTTTGCCATTGATTCGAGAGTTACAG GATGAGGGTTTTGATGTGCAAACTTCTGGATATG GCATAATGGCTACATACCATGCAAGGAATGAGTACTGCCTATTTTCTGATATGTGCCAAGGTTTCCATGTGTTCGTGAGCATCATCTCCCAATTGGAAGAAGATAGCAACTGA
- the LOC103704742 gene encoding uncharacterized protein LOC103704742: MELSCVSPRAHSLLVSSSAASSTPSPSPSSPRGGLGFWSREGRKGIGRARVKASAERSGERIDGGSGGDHRRRGFAGAGPAMEASSSATTTSSTRDSEFPVWEKLGAVVRLSYGLGIYGAMALAGKFICSITGVDSTGGFHPSLKAIVEGLGYAAPPIMALLFILDDEVVKHSPHARAIRDVEDEELRSFFYGMSPWQFILMVTASSVGEELFYRVAVQGASAHMFLGSTEFLKDARGIASLTGMLPPFVPFARAFAAVITAALTGSLYYVATAPEDPTYVVAPVLPSCPGREDLKKLFAAWYEKRQMKKIYSPLLEGLLALYLGFEWIQTDNILAPMITHGIYSGVVLGHGLWKIHDHRRRLRQRIQQVRVEAKKSNKS, from the exons atggAGCTTAGTTGCGTTTCTCCTCGCGCGCACTCTCTCCTCGTCTCCTCTTCCGCCGCCTCCTctactccttctccttctccttcttctccgagAGGTGGATTGGGATTCTGGTCGCGGGAGGGGAGGAAGGGGATCGGTCGAGCGAGGGTTAAGGCCTCGGCGGAGCGGAGCGGGGAGAGGATCGATGGCGGGAGCGGTGGTGATCACCGGCGGAGGGGGTTCGCCGGTGCAGGCCCCGCGATGGAGGCCTCCTCGTCCGCGACGACGACAAGCAGCACGAGGGATTCTGAGTTCCCCGTTTGGGAGAAGCTGGGAGCCGTCGTAAGACTCAGCTATGGACTCG gAATATATGGAGCCATGGCGCTGGCGGGGAAGTTTATATGTTCGATCACAGGAGTGGATTCTACGGGAGGGTTCCATCCGTCGCTAAAAGCTATCGTGGAGGGTTTGGGATATGCGGCTCCACCAATCATGGCTCTACTCTTCATCTTAGAC GATGAGGTGGTGAAGCACTCACCCCATGCTCGTGCCATTAGAGATGTGGAGGACGAGGAGCTTCGCAGCTTCTTCTATGGCATGTCACCATGGCAG TTCATACTCATGGTTACTGCAAGCTCCGTGGGGGAGGAGCTTTTCTATCGTGTTGCTGTTCAG GGGGCATCGGCTCATATGTTCTTGGGGAGCACTGAATTCCTGAAAGATGCACGTGGAATCGCATCTCTA ACTGGCATGCTGCCTCCCTTTGTTCCATTCGCTCGAGCATTTGCAGCTGTTATCACAGCCGCCCTTACAGGATCACTCTACTATGTTGCAACTGCTCCAGAAG ACCCTACATATGTGGTTGCACCAGTTTTACCGTCTTGTCCTGGCCGTGAAGACCTTAAGAAGCTTTTTGCAG CCTGGTATGAAAAGAGACAAATGAAGAAGATATACTCTCCCCTTTTGGAAGGACTACTGGCTCTTTATCTTGGTTTTGAGTGGATTCAG ACGGATAATATTCTCGCTCCTATGATCACACATGGGATATACTCTGGCGTAGTACTGGGGCATGGACTCTGGAAAATTCATGACCACAGGCGTAGACTGCGGCAAAGAATCCAGCAAGTGAGGGTGGAAGCCAAGAAGTCAAATAAATCATAG